A stretch of the Deltaproteobacteria bacterium genome encodes the following:
- a CDS encoding SDR family oxidoreductase has translation MKLQGATALITGAGRRLGRAIALALAERGVDLILHMHSASEDVVAEIEKRGGRAEIVRVDLSTAGGAETLVQEVLRRTGKVDVLVNSAAVFGANTIQTLLVAEWRKVLRVNLEAPLILAVRLGRIMHEQRGGKIIQLGDWSGQRPVRHYLPYCVTKGGVHMSTAALAKAFAPHVQVNELILGPVLPPVDYDAGSLQRLIGTTPLRRLGTPEDVLRILMFLLDEGDFVTGASYVVDGGWLAQPPGGMETSL, from the coding sequence ATGAAGTTACAGGGAGCGACAGCACTTATCACTGGAGCTGGACGGCGTTTAGGTCGCGCGATTGCTCTTGCTCTGGCCGAGCGAGGAGTTGATCTCATCTTGCATATGCACTCAGCGTCTGAGGATGTAGTAGCGGAGATAGAAAAACGGGGTGGCCGAGCGGAGATTGTGAGAGTGGATTTGTCAACAGCTGGTGGAGCTGAGACATTGGTGCAGGAGGTGCTCCGACGTACTGGAAAAGTTGATGTGTTGGTGAATAGCGCTGCCGTATTTGGGGCGAATACGATACAGACGCTTTTGGTGGCGGAATGGCGGAAGGTGTTGCGCGTAAACCTAGAGGCACCATTGATTCTGGCAGTTCGACTCGGACGCATCATGCACGAGCAGCGGGGTGGGAAGATTATCCAACTTGGGGATTGGAGTGGTCAGCGACCGGTGCGTCACTATCTTCCCTATTGTGTAACGAAGGGAGGGGTACATATGTCGACAGCGGCGTTAGCGAAAGCATTCGCACCGCACGTGCAGGTGAATGAACTGATTTTGGGGCCAGTGTTGCCGCCAGTGGACTACGATGCAGGTTCCTTGCAGCGGCTTATCGGGACTACTCCGTTGCGGCGCTTAGGGACACCTGAAGACGTGCTTCGCATATTGATGTTTCTGCTTGACGAAGGGGACTTCGTGACGGGCGCATCTTACGTGGTTGATGGTGGATGGCTTGCGCAGCCGCCGGGAGGGATGGAGACTTCACTATAA
- a CDS encoding NRDE family protein — protein MCTLAFYFQSFPHYPIVAAANRDESLSRPSATPRQLSSSPWIYGGQDLLAGGTWLAVNEHGMIAAILNRHTGRTADPHCRSRGLLCLEALKYSSVRQAVDYVNAQSPSDYNPFNLLIADHTEAFVIHAQAPLFETQPLRPGFHLLTNYNLNDLSCPRTKRSSPDFARLPLLTPAQPLAFSDICAQLHPLLATHAPDPDPRASVCIHLDGYGTCSSSVLAYSQTERRYRYTFAPGSPCRNTYSEVSIPPGGCASHPPSTT, from the coding sequence ATGTGTACGCTTGCCTTTTACTTCCAATCATTTCCTCATTACCCCATTGTTGCTGCCGCAAACCGCGACGAGTCCCTCTCTCGACCTTCTGCGACTCCTCGCCAACTCTCGTCGAGCCCATGGATCTACGGTGGTCAAGACTTACTTGCCGGTGGAACGTGGCTCGCAGTCAATGAACATGGCATGATTGCAGCCATCCTCAATCGCCATACCGGTCGCACTGCTGACCCCCACTGCCGTTCACGTGGCCTGCTTTGCCTTGAAGCCCTCAAGTATTCGTCAGTCCGTCAGGCAGTCGACTATGTCAACGCCCAATCCCCGAGTGACTACAATCCTTTCAATCTGCTGATCGCCGATCACACTGAAGCGTTTGTTATTCACGCCCAAGCACCCCTCTTCGAGACGCAACCGCTTCGTCCAGGCTTCCATCTCCTGACCAACTACAACCTCAACGACCTCAGTTGCCCACGCACCAAACGCTCAAGTCCAGACTTCGCGCGCCTTCCCCTTCTCACTCCAGCCCAGCCACTGGCTTTCTCCGACATCTGCGCCCAACTTCATCCCCTTCTTGCAACCCATGCTCCCGACCCAGATCCACGAGCAAGCGTCTGTATTCACTTGGATGGGTACGGCACCTGCTCTTCGAGTGTTCTTGCGTATTCCCAAACCGAACGCCGCTACCGTTATACCTTCGCTCCGGGTTCCCCCTGTCGTAACACTTATAGTGAAGTCTCCATCCCTCCCGGCGGCTGCGCAAGCCATCCACCATCAACCACGTAA